Proteins from one Podarcis raffonei isolate rPodRaf1 chromosome 1, rPodRaf1.pri, whole genome shotgun sequence genomic window:
- the FLRT2 gene encoding leucine-rich repeat transmembrane protein FLRT2 yields MGPWTRMWPVDRVVFFKSWLVFSLGLSMQFSKALACPSVCRCDRNFVYCNERSLTSVPLGIPEGVTVLYLHNNQINNAGFPAELHNVQSVHTVYLYGNQLDEFPMNLPKNVRVLHLQENNIQTISRAALAQLLKLEELHLDDNSISTVGVEDGAFREAVSLKLLFLSKNHLSSVPVGLPVDLQELRVDENRIAIISDMAFQNLTSLERLIVDGNLLNNKGIADGTFSHLSKLKEFSIVRNSLTYPPPELPGTNLLRLSLQDNQISHIPLSAFSNLHQLERLDISNNQLRMLSRGVFDNLRNLKQLTARNNPWLCDCSIKWVTEWLKLIPSSINVRGFMCQGPEHVRGMAVRELNMNMLSCPTTTPDLTLVTQAPSTSLPTTVTPTSPVFTPSNKHTPLPHTVATLPTVPERDDEEKVTPPITEQFQLFIHIVNDTCIQVSWHSLFNVMAYKLTWVKMGHSLEGGIIQERIVSDKRQNVSLASLEPKSTYRICLVPLDDFNNYRVGEDTVCSEGTTKASLLSNGSNTASSHEQTTSHNIGSPFLLAGLIGGAVVFVLVVLLSIFCWHMHKKGRYTSQKWKYNRGRRKDDYCEAGTKKDNSILEMTETSFQIVSLNNDQLLKGDFRLQPIYTPNGGINYTDCHIPNNMRYCNSSVSDLEHCHT; encoded by the coding sequence ATGGGCCCGTGGACTAGAATGTGGCCCGTGGACAGGGTTGTTTTCTTTAAATCATGGCTTGTCTTTTCTCTGGGCCTCTCCATGCAGTTCTCCAAAGCTCTGGCCTGTCCAAGTGTGTGCCGCTGTGACCGGAACTTTGTCTATTGTAACGAGCGAAGTTTGACCTCAGTGCCTCTTGGGATACCGGAGGGTGTAACTGTACTCTACCTCCACAATAACCAAATTAATAATGCTGGATTTCCTGCAGAGTTGCACAATGTCCAGTCTGTGCACACAGTCTACCTGTATGGCAACCAGCTGGATGAATtccccatgaatttgcccaagAATGTCAGGGTTCTCCACCTGCAGGAAAACAACATCCAGACCATTTCTCGGGCTGCTCTAGCACAGCTCTTGAAACTGGAAGAGCTGCACCTGGATGACAATTCCATCTCTACCGTAGGGGTTGAGGATGGGGCATTCCGGGAAGCTGTTAGCCTCAAGCTTCTGTTCTTGTCCAAGAACCACTTAAGCAGTGTGCCTGTTGGCCTTCCAGTGGACTTACAAGAACTACGAGTCGACGAAAACCGCATTGCCATCATATCAGACATGGCCTTCCAGAATCTCACAAGCTTGGAACGTCTCATAGTAGATGGCAACCTCCTTAACAATAAAGGCATTGCAGATGGCACCTTCAGCCACCTATCCAAACTCAAGGAATTCTCTATAGTACGGAATTCACTAACATACCCTCCCCCTGAACTCCCAGGTACAAACCTGCTTAGGCTTTCTCTACAGGACAACCAGATTTCACACATACCACTTTCAGCCTTTTCAAACCTCCACCAGCTGGAGAGACTCGATATTTCCAACAATCAGCTCCGGATGCTGTCCAGAGGTGTCTTTGACAACCTTCGCAACTTGAAACAACTCACAGCAAGGAATAATCCCTGGCTATGTGATTGTAGTATTAAGTGGGTCACCGAATGGCTCAAGTTAATCCCTTCCTCTATCAATGTGCGAGGCTTCATGTGtcaaggaccagagcacgtccGAGGCATGGCTGTCAGGGAACTCAACATGAATATGTTGTCATGCCCCACAACCACCCCTGATCTGACGCTGGTTACCCAAGCTCCCTCTACATCCCTGCCAACCACAGTAACCCCTACGTCACCGGTCTTTACACCAAGTAACAAACACACTCCTCTTCCCCACACTGTAGCCACACTCCCCACTGTGCCTGAGAGGGACGACGAAGAAAAAGTGACCCCTCCCATTACTGAACAGTTCCAACTCTTCATCCACATTGTGAATGACACTTGCATCCAAGTCAGCTGGCATTCCCTTTTCAACGTGATGGCCTACAAACTGACCTGGGTTAAAATGGGCCACAGTCTGGAAGGCGGCATCATTCAGGAACGGATAGTTAGTGACAAGAGGCAGAACGTTAGCTTGGCGAGCCTAGAGCCCAAATCCACGTATCGGATTTGCTTGGTCCCCTTGGATGATTTTAATAATTACCGAGTTGGCGAGGACACCGTCTGCTCTGAAGGCACCACCAAGGCTTCCCTGCTGAGCAATGGAAGCAACACGGCTTCCAGCCATGAACAGACCACTTCTCATAACATTGGGTCCCCGTTTCTCTTGGCAGGCTTGATCGGGGGGGCCGTGGTGTTTGTACTGGTGGTCCTGCTCAGCATCTTCTGCTGGCACATGCACAAAAAGGGACGCTACACCTCTCAGAAATGGAAATACAACCGGGGCCGGCGGAAAGATGACTACTGCGAAGCAGGGACCAAGAAGGACAACTCCATCCTGGAGATGACGGAAACCAGCTTTCAGATTGTCTCCTTAAATAATGATCAGCTCCTTAAAGGAGATTTCAGACTGCAGCCCATTTATACCCCAAATGGGGGCATTAACTACACAGACTGCCACATCCCCAACAACATGCGCTATTGCAACAGCAGTGTCTCAGACCTGGAGCACTGCCACACGTGA